The Gemmatimonadota bacterium genome has a segment encoding these proteins:
- a CDS encoding PBP1A family penicillin-binding protein: MTVISLQSGRRLHTLGARCRGLALAACTAVGGSLGAQQAVTQVTNEPWRIVPPAQSSLVLARDGAYIGEVGAEWRTVVSLKALPKYVPQAFIAVEDQRFYQHDGVDLVGVAAAIKDAARGRPRGASTITQLLVGNMHPDIIDRRDRSISRKLREQQAAREMERHYTKDQILEAFLNQLHFGRRYYGIESAARHYFGKPAARLTLAEAASLAAMPKGPAIYDPVRRPDRNRERRNTVLALMAQQGYITRAEATRAQAEPLVTVTDEGFAAQAPWYVDVVRVQAARLYPPVSSGPHRIYTTLDPFLQRAAVEALAEGVTAVEQRPGYALPKASTGGRDSTRILQGLVVAMDPFTGDVRALVGGRDYATSPFNRAVNGMRQPGSAFKPFVYATAVAESLAANTMVGDTAIAIPLSNRTVYRPKNSDGEFLGVVTMREALTRSRNPVAVTLAQQVGMDSVIATARALGITSPIAPYPSSAIGASVVQPLDLVAAYATFANLGARVEARFITRIEDAQGKVVWQNRLQTPVPALDPRVAFIVRDMLRDAVDRGTATSVRRYLPASLPVAGKTGTTDDNTDVWFVGMTPDLVAGVWLGTDKPTSIAPGAAGGTLAAPIFGRMLQLAGTTRAALPWTPPPGLVIAELDRATGQLATAATPPERRYTEYFLDGTEPPVLRMDLWRLVRGGAPAF; the protein is encoded by the coding sequence ATGACCGTCATTTCGTTACAGTCCGGGCGTCGGCTGCACACGTTAGGCGCGCGGTGCCGGGGCCTCGCCCTCGCGGCCTGCACGGCGGTGGGCGGTTCTCTCGGTGCCCAGCAGGCCGTGACCCAGGTCACAAACGAACCGTGGCGGATCGTCCCTCCCGCGCAGTCGTCGCTGGTCCTTGCGCGTGATGGGGCCTACATCGGGGAAGTTGGCGCCGAGTGGCGCACGGTGGTTTCCCTCAAGGCGCTGCCGAAGTACGTCCCACAGGCATTCATCGCCGTCGAGGACCAGCGCTTCTACCAGCATGACGGGGTCGACCTGGTCGGCGTCGCGGCCGCGATCAAGGATGCCGCGCGTGGTCGCCCGCGGGGCGCCAGCACCATCACGCAGCTGCTTGTCGGCAACATGCATCCCGACATCATCGACCGCAGGGACCGGTCGATCAGCCGCAAGCTGCGCGAACAGCAGGCGGCCCGGGAAATGGAGCGTCACTACACCAAGGACCAGATCCTCGAAGCCTTCCTCAACCAGTTGCACTTCGGGCGGCGGTACTACGGAATCGAGAGCGCGGCGCGACACTACTTCGGAAAGCCCGCGGCCCGGCTGACGTTGGCCGAAGCCGCGTCGCTCGCCGCGATGCCCAAGGGGCCGGCCATCTATGATCCCGTGCGCCGACCGGATCGTAATCGGGAGCGACGGAACACCGTGCTCGCGCTCATGGCGCAGCAGGGCTACATCACCCGCGCCGAAGCGACGCGGGCGCAGGCGGAACCGCTGGTGACGGTGACCGACGAGGGCTTCGCCGCGCAGGCTCCGTGGTACGTGGATGTCGTGCGCGTACAGGCCGCACGACTGTATCCCCCGGTATCCAGTGGCCCACACCGCATCTATACCACGCTGGATCCCTTCCTGCAGCGTGCGGCGGTGGAGGCGCTTGCCGAAGGGGTCACCGCGGTCGAGCAGCGCCCGGGGTATGCGTTGCCAAAGGCCTCGACCGGGGGCAGGGACTCCACACGAATCCTGCAGGGCCTCGTGGTGGCCATGGATCCGTTCACCGGGGATGTCCGCGCCCTGGTGGGTGGACGAGACTACGCGACCTCCCCGTTCAATCGCGCTGTGAACGGAATGCGGCAGCCCGGCTCGGCCTTCAAGCCCTTTGTGTACGCCACGGCCGTCGCGGAGAGCCTGGCGGCCAACACCATGGTGGGTGACACGGCCATCGCCATCCCCCTCTCGAACCGGACGGTGTACCGGCCGAAGAACTCCGACGGCGAGTTCCTCGGCGTAGTGACGATGCGCGAGGCACTGACGCGGTCGCGCAACCCGGTGGCGGTTACCCTGGCGCAGCAGGTGGGGATGGATTCCGTCATCGCGACAGCACGCGCGTTAGGCATCACGTCGCCGATTGCCCCCTATCCATCCAGCGCGATCGGCGCCTCGGTGGTGCAGCCCCTCGACCTGGTCGCCGCGTACGCCACCTTCGCCAACCTTGGCGCACGCGTGGAGGCCCGCTTCATCACGCGCATCGAGGACGCGCAAGGCAAGGTCGTGTGGCAGAACCGGCTGCAAACACCAGTGCCAGCGCTGGATCCCCGGGTGGCGTTTATCGTGCGCGATATGCTGCGTGATGCGGTGGATCGTGGCACGGCCACGAGTGTCCGCCGGTACCTGCCCGCCTCGCTCCCGGTCGCAGGGAAGACCGGGACGACCGACGACAACACCGACGTCTGGTTTGTGGGGATGACGCCGGATCTCGTGGCGGGCGTCTGGCTCGGCACGGACAAGCCGACGAGTATCGCCCCCGGTGCTGCGGGCGGCACGTTGGCCGCACCGATCTTCGGACGGATGCTCCAACTGGCGGGAACGACCCGCGCGGCCTTGCCATGGACCCCACCCCCGGGATTGGTGATCGCCGAGCTGGATCGTGCCACCGGTCAGCTGGCCACCGCGGCGACTCCCCCCGAACGGCGCTACACGGAGTACTTCCTCGATGGCACCGAGCCTCCCGTCCTCCGGATGGACCTCTGGCGCCTGGTACGCGGTGGCGCCCCGGCGTTCTGA
- a CDS encoding glycosyltransferase family 4 protein — protein sequence MRIAYVCADAGIPIYGSKGASIHVQGVLRAMRRAGHDVVVLAARTGDVPPAWAADLGVTMLPRLGGDAPDPTAVTAHNHAIAAALTQVGPVDLVYERLSLWSFGAMEQARHLGVPGCLEVNAPLVDEAVTHRGLADRATADRAVARSLAAASQVIAVSEEVAAWAKANPCTTGPVVVEPNGVDPARFTAQRPAAGAPFTVGFIGTLKPWHGLDQLADTFALVKRRVPEARLLIVGDGPGRETLTARLVWRGVAEAVTFTGAVPAEHVGAELARMHVALAPYPARGPFYFSPLKVVECQAAGVPVVASEVGQLRSLIRHRETGWLVPPGSARAMALACLAIHAAPAQAATMANVARAEVLAERSWDAVVDRILTRAQAAAVRRPVTRGPQQLVAI from the coding sequence ATGCGGATCGCCTATGTCTGCGCCGACGCCGGCATCCCGATCTACGGGTCGAAGGGCGCGTCGATCCACGTGCAGGGCGTCCTGCGCGCCATGCGACGGGCGGGGCACGACGTGGTCGTCCTGGCTGCGCGGACGGGTGACGTTCCCCCCGCGTGGGCGGCCGACCTCGGCGTCACGATGCTCCCGCGCCTGGGGGGCGACGCCCCGGATCCCACGGCCGTGACCGCACACAACCACGCGATTGCAGCGGCCCTGACCCAGGTGGGCCCCGTCGACCTGGTGTACGAACGATTGTCGCTGTGGAGTTTTGGGGCCATGGAGCAGGCGCGCCACCTGGGCGTCCCGGGATGCCTGGAAGTGAACGCCCCCCTCGTGGACGAGGCGGTGACACACCGCGGGCTGGCGGATCGCGCGACAGCAGATCGGGCCGTCGCCCGATCGCTCGCGGCGGCCAGCCAGGTCATCGCCGTGTCGGAGGAAGTGGCCGCGTGGGCCAAGGCCAATCCCTGCACGACCGGGCCGGTGGTCGTGGAACCGAACGGCGTGGACCCCGCGCGCTTTACGGCGCAACGCCCGGCAGCCGGCGCCCCATTCACCGTCGGGTTCATCGGGACGCTCAAGCCCTGGCACGGCCTGGACCAGCTGGCCGATACCTTTGCGCTGGTCAAGCGCCGGGTCCCCGAGGCTCGGCTCTTGATCGTTGGCGACGGCCCCGGACGGGAGACGCTCACTGCGCGGCTGGTGTGGCGTGGCGTTGCGGAGGCCGTGACGTTCACCGGAGCCGTCCCGGCAGAACACGTGGGAGCCGAGCTCGCCCGCATGCACGTGGCGCTGGCCCCATATCCCGCACGCGGGCCGTTCTACTTCTCCCCACTCAAGGTGGTCGAGTGTCAGGCCGCAGGAGTCCCGGTCGTCGCCAGTGAGGTCGGGCAACTGCGCAGCCTCATCCGTCATCGAGAGACGGGATGGCTGGTACCGCCCGGCAGTGCGCGCGCGATGGCGCTCGCGTGCCTGGCCATCCACGCCGCGCCGGCGCAGGCCGCCACCATGGCGAATGTGGCGCGCGCGGAGGTCCTGGCCGAACGCTCCTGGGACGCAGTCGTGGACCGGATCCTCACCCGGGCGCAGGCCGCCGCCGTGCGGAGACCGGTCACCCGCGGACCTCAGCAGCTGGTGGCCATATGA
- a CDS encoding glycosyltransferase, with amino-acid sequence MRAESPRIGYVVKRYPRFSETFIVNEILAHEAAGLDLEVFALYPPNDTHFQDAIARVRAPVTYLTADGLRAADLWGAIQQAGADVPGLWSRLELARGSEARAVYQGALLAREVRRRGITNLHAHFATVAAEVARLAAGWSGIPYTVTAHAKDIFHESVTAVGLRRVLGDAAHVVTVSDHNVEYLTSDVGLDARSVRRLYNGIDLARFAWQAPAPGGPPHIIFVGRFVEKKGLPDLIEACAVLRARGVDHRCTLVGGGPLESTLRALVEARGLGDTVHFAGPRPQAEVIAMVGQAAVFAAPCRVAQDGDRDGLPTVLLEAMALGTPVVATDVVGIPEVVRHGETGLLVPERDADALAVALTQLLVTPSLRLRLSTGARALMEQSFDVVTNAAALRDVFAAGRPARHLARAS; translated from the coding sequence ATGCGAGCTGAGTCGCCACGTATCGGCTACGTCGTGAAGCGATACCCTCGCTTCTCGGAGACCTTCATCGTGAACGAGATCCTCGCCCACGAGGCCGCGGGACTGGATCTCGAGGTGTTCGCATTGTACCCGCCGAACGATACTCACTTCCAGGATGCGATCGCCCGCGTCCGCGCGCCGGTCACCTACCTCACCGCAGACGGCCTGCGCGCTGCCGATCTCTGGGGCGCCATCCAGCAGGCGGGTGCCGACGTCCCCGGACTCTGGTCCCGCCTCGAACTCGCGCGCGGGAGCGAGGCACGCGCGGTCTACCAGGGAGCGCTGTTGGCACGGGAGGTGCGCCGCCGGGGAATCACCAACCTGCATGCCCACTTCGCCACGGTCGCCGCCGAGGTAGCGCGCCTCGCCGCGGGATGGTCTGGCATACCCTACACCGTCACCGCCCACGCCAAGGACATCTTCCACGAGAGCGTGACCGCAGTGGGGCTGCGGCGCGTGCTGGGCGATGCCGCGCACGTCGTGACGGTGAGTGACCACAACGTCGAGTACCTGACGAGCGACGTGGGGCTGGACGCGCGCTCCGTCCGCCGCCTCTACAACGGCATCGACCTCGCGCGCTTCGCGTGGCAGGCGCCAGCGCCTGGCGGGCCGCCGCACATCATCTTCGTGGGCCGGTTCGTAGAGAAGAAGGGGCTGCCCGACCTCATCGAGGCCTGTGCCGTGCTGCGCGCGCGCGGCGTGGACCACCGGTGCACGCTGGTTGGGGGCGGACCGCTCGAATCCACCTTGCGGGCGCTGGTTGAGGCGCGAGGCCTGGGCGATACCGTGCATTTTGCCGGCCCACGGCCGCAAGCCGAGGTCATCGCGATGGTTGGGCAGGCGGCGGTGTTCGCCGCCCCCTGCCGTGTCGCTCAGGACGGGGACCGCGACGGACTCCCGACGGTGTTGCTGGAGGCGATGGCGTTAGGCACGCCCGTGGTGGCGACCGACGTGGTGGGGATCCCCGAAGTCGTGCGCCACGGAGAGACGGGACTGTTGGTCCCGGAGCGAGACGCCGACGCCCTGGCCGTCGCGCTGACCCAGCTGCTCGTGACCCCGTCCCTTCGGCTGCGGCTTTCCACGGGCGCGCGGGCGCTCATGGAGCAGTCGTTCGACGTCGTCACCAATGCGGCCGCGCTGCGGGACGTCTTCGCGGCCGGGCGGCCCGCGCGACACTTGGCGAGGGCCTCCTGA
- a CDS encoding metallophosphoesterase has translation MRPCLLASSLGFLLGSSLVAQDTFAGVDRIVAVGDVHGDYERFVSLLRQARVLDDKARWIGGRTHLVQTGDVPDRGPDSRKVMDLLMALAPEAERAGGRVHALIGNHEVMNVLGDLRYVHPGEYAAFRSNNAKSLQQRAFEVLSDSTRRKDAAYRAEWLAAHPLGWVEHRMAFEANGKYASWIRGNPAVVRINDWLFLHGGIGPKYVDHTLAALNDGVRRALDPTQPPPDGNMAEDPEGPLWYRGLATGAEDSLAAHVEQVLAHLNVRHIAIGHSVSPGAIFPRFDGKVVLIDVGLAAAYQGPPAALIIEGGKAFALHRGTVLDLPLGGDPLAYLKAAAALDPPPSRLQAVIDQMNAVRVPR, from the coding sequence ATGCGACCTTGCCTCCTCGCTTCCTCCCTTGGCTTCCTGCTCGGGAGTTCCCTCGTCGCCCAGGACACGTTTGCGGGGGTCGATCGCATTGTCGCCGTGGGGGATGTCCACGGTGACTACGAACGGTTTGTTTCGCTGCTGCGCCAGGCGCGGGTTCTCGACGACAAGGCGCGGTGGATCGGGGGGCGGACGCACCTGGTGCAGACCGGGGACGTCCCCGATCGCGGGCCCGATTCGCGAAAGGTGATGGACCTGTTGATGGCACTGGCCCCCGAGGCGGAGCGCGCCGGCGGCAGGGTCCATGCGCTCATCGGGAACCACGAGGTCATGAACGTGCTCGGTGACCTCCGGTACGTCCATCCCGGGGAGTACGCCGCCTTCCGCTCCAACAATGCGAAGTCCCTGCAGCAGCGCGCCTTTGAGGTGCTATCGGACTCGACCCGCCGGAAGGATGCCGCGTATCGAGCGGAATGGTTGGCGGCCCACCCCCTGGGCTGGGTCGAGCACCGCATGGCCTTTGAGGCAAACGGGAAATACGCGAGCTGGATCCGCGGCAACCCGGCCGTGGTGCGAATCAACGACTGGCTGTTCCTGCACGGGGGGATCGGACCGAAGTACGTGGACCACACCCTTGCGGCCCTGAACGATGGCGTGCGCCGTGCACTGGACCCGACGCAGCCTCCCCCGGACGGGAACATGGCGGAGGATCCCGAGGGTCCGCTCTGGTACCGCGGGCTTGCCACGGGAGCCGAGGACTCGCTGGCGGCGCATGTCGAGCAGGTCCTCGCACACCTCAACGTGCGCCATATCGCCATCGGGCACTCGGTTTCCCCGGGGGCCATCTTTCCCAGGTTTGACGGCAAGGTCGTCCTGATCGACGTGGGCCTCGCGGCCGCATACCAGGGGCCGCCGGCCGCCCTGATCATCGAGGGCGGCAAGGCGTTCGCCCTCCACCGGGGCACGGTTCTCGACCTCCCGTTAGGCGGGGACCCGCTGGCCTACCTCAAGGCGGCGGCGGCGCTTGATCCTCCGCCCTCGCGGCTGCAGGCGGTGATCGACCAGATGAACGCCGTGCGGGTCCCACGCTGA
- a CDS encoding phosphotransferase has translation MPDSADHDLADRDGALPGLADVLTPTRDSDWWRRVAPTALGDPVVAYVKYKPGQSCLAGVVVGGSRYLVKAWRPADPAMAAYPVADATRAITVTAFPDDARVRGSRWLLDDASRDRAHRRLRLPSPSACGVELLAWKPERRAVYRVAVAGAPVALIKCHAAGAARQAEETARAFRGLPFATPNLRGRSTRRGVLSYDWIAGTTLTHTSLSPGYGEEAGRLLAALHAAGALTLGVRDPRERHQRLRDSVAALTMILPDVHATAQSALAEIERRRPPAGPTVPTHGDFYVKQLVDTGRGLACLDFDEAAMGDATDDLAVFVAHIERDVARGTITAAQARVIEDAFLDGYGRRRGSLDLSVAEHLLGFVHHPFRHRAPDWAGETRTLVEHVRFLLARRHAPLTPLPHPCVVDVAAPLLDCRHATAAVRAGVPGYPTAEVTRVQVERHKAGRRTLLSFLVRATPGAPEERWLAKARSRGTDHRTAALQQSLWDAGLHSGSSHGVSVPALLGVLEPHHTVVHRWVSGVPLHAALANGCRPAVAGRRIARALEVLHGAPVHVARRWTIDDELGMLEGRLTTLAAARPALAAGVARLWHRLVPLATPLRTRSRVALVHRDFYHDQLLFDGERTWILDLDCAARGDPAIDVGNFAAHLIEGAWRGAYPGPEAAAVIQSLLDDYTRDAADDERDAVARWTGLALARLLEIALHHDSRRPSVPEFLERLLHWLPARTRGASVTPPALLALEVA, from the coding sequence ATGCCGGATAGCGCCGATCACGACCTCGCCGACCGGGATGGTGCCCTCCCGGGGCTGGCCGACGTGCTCACCCCAACCCGGGACAGCGACTGGTGGCGACGGGTGGCCCCGACGGCACTCGGTGATCCGGTGGTGGCGTATGTGAAGTACAAACCCGGGCAGAGCTGCCTGGCAGGGGTCGTGGTCGGCGGCTCGCGGTACCTCGTGAAGGCGTGGCGGCCGGCCGACCCCGCGATGGCAGCCTACCCTGTGGCTGACGCCACCCGTGCGATCACCGTGACGGCGTTTCCCGATGATGCGAGGGTGCGAGGGTCGCGCTGGCTGCTGGACGACGCGTCGCGAGATCGTGCGCACCGCCGCCTCAGGCTACCGTCCCCCAGCGCGTGCGGCGTGGAGCTGCTCGCGTGGAAGCCGGAGCGACGCGCCGTGTATCGGGTCGCGGTGGCCGGTGCGCCGGTCGCCCTCATCAAGTGCCATGCGGCGGGCGCCGCGCGCCAGGCGGAGGAGACGGCGCGCGCCTTCCGGGGACTGCCGTTCGCCACCCCCAACCTGCGCGGACGATCGACGCGGCGTGGCGTCCTCTCCTACGACTGGATTGCCGGCACGACCCTCACCCACACCAGCCTGTCGCCAGGGTATGGCGAAGAGGCAGGTCGCTTACTCGCCGCCCTGCACGCGGCAGGCGCCCTCACCCTCGGGGTCCGCGACCCCAGGGAACGACACCAGCGACTGCGCGACTCCGTGGCCGCCCTCACGATGATCTTGCCAGACGTTCACGCTACGGCCCAGAGTGCGCTCGCAGAGATCGAACGCCGGCGGCCGCCGGCCGGCCCCACGGTGCCGACCCATGGCGACTTCTACGTGAAGCAGCTCGTCGATACCGGGCGTGGCCTCGCCTGTCTGGACTTCGATGAAGCGGCGATGGGCGACGCGACCGATGACCTTGCGGTGTTCGTGGCCCACATCGAACGCGACGTCGCGCGTGGCACAATCACCGCCGCGCAGGCCCGCGTGATCGAGGATGCGTTCCTGGACGGGTATGGACGCCGTCGCGGATCGCTGGACCTCTCCGTGGCGGAACACCTGCTGGGATTTGTGCATCATCCGTTCCGGCACCGCGCCCCGGATTGGGCTGGCGAGACGCGCACCTTGGTCGAGCATGTGCGATTCCTGCTCGCCCGGCGTCATGCGCCGCTCACGCCCCTGCCGCACCCATGCGTCGTGGATGTAGCGGCCCCGTTGCTGGATTGCCGGCATGCAACCGCCGCCGTACGGGCCGGGGTGCCGGGGTATCCCACCGCCGAGGTGACGCGCGTTCAGGTCGAGCGGCACAAGGCGGGGCGACGCACGTTGCTGTCATTCCTGGTGCGCGCAACCCCTGGTGCGCCAGAAGAGCGATGGCTGGCGAAGGCGCGCTCCCGGGGCACCGATCATCGCACCGCCGCCCTCCAGCAGTCCTTGTGGGATGCCGGGCTCCATAGCGGATCATCACATGGGGTTTCGGTACCCGCCCTGCTCGGTGTCCTCGAGCCGCACCACACTGTGGTGCACCGCTGGGTAAGTGGCGTCCCGCTCCATGCGGCCCTCGCCAACGGGTGCCGGCCGGCCGTCGCCGGCCGGCGCATCGCGCGTGCCCTCGAGGTGCTGCATGGCGCGCCCGTTCATGTTGCGCGTCGTTGGACAATTGACGACGAACTCGGCATGTTGGAAGGACGACTCACCACCCTCGCCGCCGCGCGCCCCGCGTTGGCCGCCGGAGTCGCGCGACTCTGGCACCGGCTGGTGCCCCTGGCGACCCCGCTGCGCACCCGCTCGCGTGTCGCCCTCGTCCACCGCGACTTCTACCATGACCAGCTGCTGTTCGATGGCGAGCGCACCTGGATCCTGGACCTCGATTGCGCCGCCCGCGGTGACCCGGCGATCGACGTGGGGAACTTCGCTGCGCACCTGATCGAGGGAGCGTGGCGCGGGGCGTATCCCGGGCCCGAGGCCGCGGCGGTGATTCAGTCGTTGCTAGATGACTACACCCGGGATGCCGCCGACGACGAACGCGACGCGGTGGCGCGCTGGACGGGACTCGCGCTTGCCCGGCTGCTCGAGATCGCCCTGCACCATGACAGTCGCCGCCCGAGTGTGCCGGAGTTCCTGGAGCGGCTACTGCACTGGCTCCCCGCGCGTACGCGCGGCGCGAGCGTCACCCCACCGGCGCTGTTGGCCCTGGAGGTCGCCTGA
- a CDS encoding ABC transporter ATP-binding protein: protein MSGASSWRRLARHVGPDLARERRPIALAVVALLAEVALRVAEPWPVKVLIDHVLGSAARPDWLPIALTPSALAAVCGAALLTIVGLRAGAAYVETIALALAANRVLTRLRGALFHRLQLLPLTYHQTSRAGDLTVRLTSDVGMLQDVTLTAALPLLADAGILIGMVSLMAWQQPVLTLVALLPMPLFLLRWRGTHRRIRDAARVQRRREGAMAATASESLSAIRTVQALSLTEVIGESFSRENQRTASQGVKAKRLSAGLERSVDVAIALSTALLLWYGTRLVLRQQMTAGDLLVFAAYLKTAFKPLQSFAKYTSRLGKASAAAERVLDVLDRTPGVVDPPQAITAPPLRGEIRLDDLHFAYHADAPVLAGVTAHIRPGELVAIVGASGAGKSTLVHLLLRLYAPSRGRIVVDDHDVDMLTLTSWRSQVGVVLQDTVLFAGTVRDNLTLGTTGRSEAQVLAALRLANAAGFVAALPQGLDTVLGERGATVSNGQRQRLSIARAVLRDPPVLVLDEPTVGLDEENERDVCEALLRLARGRTTFLVTHALHLAARADRVLVLGAGRLVEDGTPADLLRRGGAFANWYRDQSARMSGAVVPLPVSHAG from the coding sequence ATGAGCGGCGCCTCTTCCTGGCGTCGCCTCGCACGCCACGTAGGTCCCGACCTCGCCCGTGAACGCCGCCCCATCGCGCTGGCCGTGGTGGCACTGCTCGCGGAAGTAGCCCTGCGCGTGGCGGAACCGTGGCCGGTCAAAGTGCTCATCGACCATGTGCTCGGATCGGCGGCCCGTCCGGACTGGCTCCCGATAGCGCTCACGCCGTCGGCCCTCGCCGCCGTGTGCGGCGCCGCCCTGCTGACCATCGTTGGACTCCGCGCGGGCGCGGCGTACGTGGAGACGATTGCCCTCGCGCTGGCGGCGAATCGCGTGCTGACGCGACTGCGTGGCGCGCTGTTCCACCGACTCCAGCTCCTGCCGCTGACCTACCACCAGACATCGCGCGCCGGCGACCTGACCGTTCGCCTGACGAGCGACGTCGGCATGTTGCAGGACGTGACGCTGACGGCCGCCCTGCCGCTGCTCGCGGATGCCGGCATCCTCATCGGCATGGTGTCGTTGATGGCCTGGCAGCAGCCGGTCCTCACCCTGGTCGCGCTGCTCCCCATGCCCCTGTTCCTCCTGCGATGGCGCGGGACGCATCGGCGCATTCGTGACGCGGCGCGTGTTCAGCGACGCCGGGAAGGGGCCATGGCGGCGACCGCGAGCGAATCCCTCAGCGCGATTCGCACGGTGCAGGCCCTATCGCTCACGGAGGTCATCGGCGAGAGCTTCAGCCGGGAGAACCAACGCACCGCCTCGCAGGGGGTGAAGGCCAAGCGCCTCTCCGCGGGGCTCGAGCGCAGCGTCGATGTGGCGATCGCCCTGAGCACGGCCCTCCTGCTCTGGTACGGGACGCGCCTTGTCCTACGCCAGCAGATGACCGCAGGTGACCTGCTGGTGTTCGCCGCGTACCTGAAGACGGCGTTCAAGCCGCTGCAGTCGTTTGCCAAGTACACGAGCCGACTCGGCAAGGCCTCGGCGGCGGCGGAGCGCGTGCTGGACGTGCTCGACCGCACGCCTGGCGTCGTGGATCCCCCACAGGCCATCACCGCACCACCGCTGCGCGGCGAGATCCGGTTGGACGACCTGCACTTCGCCTACCACGCCGACGCGCCCGTGCTGGCCGGGGTGACGGCGCACATCCGCCCCGGTGAGCTGGTCGCGATTGTTGGAGCCTCGGGGGCCGGCAAGTCGACGTTGGTCCACCTGCTGTTGCGGCTGTACGCGCCGAGCCGTGGCCGGATCGTCGTGGACGATCACGACGTCGATATGCTGACCCTGACCTCCTGGCGCAGCCAGGTCGGGGTCGTGCTCCAGGACACCGTGCTCTTTGCAGGCACCGTCCGCGACAATCTGACGTTAGGCACGACGGGGCGCAGTGAGGCCCAGGTGCTGGCCGCCCTCCGCCTCGCCAACGCGGCGGGGTTTGTCGCCGCCCTCCCGCAGGGACTGGACACGGTGCTCGGCGAACGCGGCGCAACCGTGTCGAACGGGCAGCGGCAACGTTTGTCGATCGCGCGCGCGGTGTTACGCGACCCGCCGGTCCTGGTGCTCGACGAACCCACGGTCGGCCTCGATGAAGAGAACGAGCGGGACGTGTGCGAAGCGCTCCTGCGACTGGCCCGGGGTCGCACCACCTTCCTCGTGACCCATGCCTTGCACCTCGCGGCGCGCGCGGACCGGGTGCTGGTGCTTGGGGCGGGCCGCCTCGTGGAGGATGGCACGCCGGCCGACCTGCTGCGCCGCGGAGGTGCGTTCGCGAATTGGTATCGCGATCAGTCGGCGCGGATGAGTGGGGCTGTCGTACCGCTGCCGGTGTCCCATGCCGGATAG
- a CDS encoding glycosyltransferase has product MRRNLLLAGELATMAPHPSTLLITGTREIARFSLPRGVDLLSLPALYKDATSQYHARTLNVALDEIIALRSAIIQGAIETFAPDVFIVDNVPRGALGELEPTLRMLRRDGRTRCVLGLRDILDDPTHVRAEWNRAGNVATIRQYYDAVWVYGDESVLDVALEYDLPADVRRRMHYTGYLDQRRRTPSRATTPEGASHDVVCLLGGGQDGLPLARAFLQADFPAPWQPLLVTGPMMSVVARTEVERLAALAPDKRILEFVDDPAALMRDARAVITMGGYNTVCDVLSHGVRALVVPRVVPRTEQLIRASRLAERGLLEMLHPDALTPDALRSWVCTPPVRPPRRPVRLHEGPAIGALLHALVPAGTAEVRHAS; this is encoded by the coding sequence ATGCGTCGCAACCTGCTTCTCGCAGGCGAGCTGGCGACCATGGCCCCGCACCCCTCGACGCTCCTGATCACCGGGACACGGGAGATCGCCCGCTTCTCGTTGCCACGGGGCGTTGACCTGTTGAGTCTGCCGGCGCTCTACAAGGACGCCACGTCGCAATACCACGCGCGGACGCTCAACGTGGCCCTGGACGAGATCATTGCCTTGCGAAGCGCCATCATCCAGGGCGCCATCGAGACCTTCGCGCCCGATGTGTTCATCGTCGACAACGTCCCACGTGGCGCGCTGGGCGAATTGGAGCCGACGCTGCGCATGCTGCGGCGCGACGGACGCACGCGCTGTGTGCTTGGGTTGCGCGACATACTCGACGATCCCACGCACGTGCGCGCGGAGTGGAACCGGGCCGGCAACGTGGCGACGATTCGCCAGTACTACGATGCGGTATGGGTGTACGGGGATGAGTCGGTACTCGATGTCGCCCTGGAATACGACCTGCCGGCGGACGTCCGGCGCCGGATGCATTACACCGGGTACCTCGACCAGCGCCGGCGTACCCCATCGCGCGCGACCACGCCGGAGGGCGCGTCCCACGACGTGGTTTGCCTGCTGGGCGGCGGGCAGGACGGATTGCCGCTGGCCCGCGCCTTCCTGCAAGCCGACTTCCCCGCGCCGTGGCAACCCCTGCTCGTCACGGGCCCGATGATGTCTGTGGTGGCGCGCACCGAGGTCGAACGCCTGGCCGCGCTGGCTCCGGACAAACGCATCCTGGAGTTTGTCGACGACCCGGCGGCACTGATGCGGGACGCGCGCGCGGTGATCACCATGGGTGGGTACAACACGGTGTGCGATGTGCTCTCGCACGGCGTCCGGGCCCTCGTCGTGCCGCGCGTGGTCCCCCGCACGGAGCAGCTGATCCGGGCGTCGCGCCTCGCCGAGCGCGGCCTGCTGGAGATGCTTCATCCGGACGCGCTGACCCCAGACGCGCTGCGATCCTGGGTCTGCACGCCGCCCGTGCGGCCGCCACGGCGTCCCGTACGCCTCCACGAGGGGCCGGCGATCGGCGCCCTGCTGCACGCACTCGTCCCCGCGGGCACGGCCGAGGTGCGCCATGCGAGCTGA